A window of the Gordonia humi genome harbors these coding sequences:
- a CDS encoding ABC transporter ATP-binding protein — MIRLLLRVLGQQYASPLRRAVALMVAAAVLEGISYALVLPVLRGLLGPTPDSAWPWIAVFAGTVVAYAVLRYVADLTGFRVGAALLRGTYRRLGDHLTALPIGWFTPSRVGEVSVLAGRGVLQAMSAVAHLLGPLISATLTPATVAVVITFVDWRIGVAAIVAAPLIGAVHVWTERSTAAGDTERIAREQEATARVVEFLHAQPVLRAGDRNAERFEILDRSLRDLETASRRTTLRTIPGAIALTTIVQTAFVCTMVLAVHVALSGDLRVPDVLAVLLLATLGADPLLSLNEIGGRIRGARTVLIGIDDVLETRPLPVAPCPRTPVRHDLELNAVTLRAGGRTIIDDLSLTVPDGHRLALVGPSGAGKSTILKLLARFSDVDGGAVHIGGTDLRDIDPVTLMAQFSIVFQDVYLFDGTIEQNIHLARPDATHAEVRAAATAAQLDDVIERLPDGWSTVVGEGGAFLSGGERQRVSIARALLKNAPVVLLDEVTSALDPLSDAAVHHGIDRLCNGRTVVMAAHRVHSVRDADQIAFIDHGHVVEQGTHAELMLLNGRYAEYWAMSDPIDV, encoded by the coding sequence ATGATCCGCCTGCTCCTGCGTGTGCTGGGACAGCAGTACGCTTCACCGCTCAGACGCGCCGTCGCGCTCATGGTCGCCGCAGCAGTTCTCGAAGGCATCTCTTATGCGCTCGTCCTTCCTGTTCTGCGCGGCCTGCTCGGGCCGACCCCCGACTCCGCCTGGCCCTGGATCGCGGTCTTCGCCGGCACCGTCGTCGCGTACGCCGTCCTCCGCTACGTGGCAGATCTCACGGGCTTCCGAGTCGGTGCGGCACTGTTGCGCGGCACGTACCGTCGTCTCGGAGACCATCTCACCGCGCTTCCCATCGGCTGGTTCACGCCTTCGCGAGTCGGCGAGGTCTCGGTCCTCGCCGGACGGGGTGTCCTCCAAGCGATGAGCGCAGTCGCGCATCTGCTCGGCCCGCTCATCTCGGCGACGTTAACTCCTGCGACCGTCGCCGTGGTCATCACCTTCGTCGACTGGCGCATCGGTGTCGCCGCGATCGTGGCCGCACCTCTGATCGGCGCGGTCCACGTGTGGACGGAGAGGAGCACTGCTGCGGGTGACACGGAACGGATCGCACGAGAACAGGAGGCCACGGCACGAGTCGTGGAGTTCCTGCACGCACAGCCCGTACTTCGCGCCGGTGACCGGAACGCGGAACGCTTTGAGATCCTGGATCGATCGTTACGAGACCTGGAGACCGCGTCTCGGCGCACAACGCTCAGGACGATCCCCGGTGCGATAGCACTGACGACCATCGTGCAGACAGCGTTCGTCTGCACGATGGTCCTCGCCGTCCACGTCGCCCTGAGCGGAGACCTCCGCGTTCCCGACGTGCTGGCCGTTCTGCTCCTCGCCACGCTCGGCGCCGATCCGCTTCTGTCGCTGAACGAGATCGGCGGGAGGATCCGCGGCGCGCGGACGGTGCTCATCGGCATCGACGACGTTCTCGAGACGAGGCCGTTGCCGGTAGCACCATGTCCCAGGACTCCGGTGCGCCACGACCTGGAACTCAACGCCGTGACTCTGCGAGCGGGCGGGCGCACCATCATCGACGACCTCTCGCTGACCGTGCCGGACGGACACCGACTCGCACTGGTCGGGCCGTCGGGTGCGGGCAAGAGCACGATACTGAAACTCCTCGCTCGCTTCTCCGACGTCGACGGCGGTGCGGTTCACATCGGGGGAACAGACCTCAGAGACATCGACCCCGTCACTCTGATGGCCCAGTTCTCGATCGTCTTCCAAGACGTCTATCTCTTCGACGGAACGATCGAACAGAACATCCACCTCGCCAGACCTGACGCCACACACGCCGAAGTACGCGCCGCCGCTACCGCCGCACAACTCGACGACGTGATCGAACGTCTCCCCGACGGCTGGTCGACCGTGGTCGGAGAAGGCGGAGCGTTCCTCTCCGGCGGAGAACGACAACGCGTGTCCATCGCGCGCGCACTGCTCAAGAACGCGCCGGTCGTTCTCCTCGACGAAGTGACGTCCGCGCTCGACCCGCTGAGCGATGCCGCCGTGCATCACGGGATCGACCGGCTGTGCAACGGACGAACTGTCGTGATGGCGGCGCACCGAGTGCACTCGGTGCGGGACGCGGATCAGATCGCCTTCATCGATCACGGCCACGTCGTTGAGCAGGGCACGCACGCAGAACTCATGCTGCTGAACGGTCGCTACGCCGAGTACTGGGCGATGTCGGATCCGATCGACGTGTGA
- the orn gene encoding oligoribonuclease produces MQDKLVWIDCEMTGLDVGSDKLIEIAALVTDSDLNILGEGVDVVIHADDDALANMPDVVVKMHADSGLTEEVRASTVTLAEAEKMVLDYLRQHIKGTGSTPLAGNSIATDRGFIARDMPALDSFLHYRMVDVSSIKELCRRWFPSVYFGQPPKGLAHRALADIRESIQELRYYRAAAFVPAPGPDSKALQQIVADLPPV; encoded by the coding sequence GTGCAGGACAAACTCGTGTGGATCGACTGTGAGATGACCGGCCTCGACGTGGGCTCCGACAAACTGATCGAGATCGCGGCGCTCGTCACCGACAGCGACTTGAACATTCTGGGCGAGGGTGTCGACGTGGTGATCCACGCCGACGACGACGCGCTCGCGAACATGCCCGACGTGGTCGTGAAGATGCACGCCGACTCGGGACTGACCGAGGAGGTGCGTGCGTCGACGGTGACTCTCGCCGAAGCCGAGAAGATGGTGCTCGACTATCTGCGGCAGCACATCAAGGGCACCGGCTCGACTCCCCTGGCCGGCAACTCGATCGCGACCGATCGCGGCTTCATCGCGCGGGACATGCCCGCCCTCGACTCGTTCCTCCACTACCGGATGGTGGACGTCAGCTCGATCAAGGAGCTGTGCCGCCGGTGGTTCCCGTCGGTCTACTTCGGTCAGCCGCCGAAGGGGCTCGCGCACCGCGCCCTCGCGGACATCCGCGAGTCGATTCAAGAGCTTCGCTACTACCGGGCCGCCGCCTTCGTGCCCGCGCCGGGTCCCGACTCGAAGGCTCTGCAGCAGATCGTCGCCGATCTCCCGCCGGTGTGA
- the cmrA gene encoding mycolate reductase (Catalyzes the final step in mycolic acid biosynthesis.) codes for MPVTARTTARAVVTGASSGIGMALARELARRGHSVILVARRGEILDELATELRSRHHVAAEVRAVDLSDSEATARLCDELSAREISVLCNNAGIATFGAVADLDREYERAQVRLNANAVHDLTLAVLPQMIERGDGGILMVGSAAGNMAIPNNATYAATKAFVNTFSESLRGELKGTGVHVTLLAPGPVRTETPAPEDQSVVDRMVPDFLWHSSDKVAAMSLDALGRNKMRVVPGALSKAMSVAGGYSPRAVVAPIVGRFYGKLGEGD; via the coding sequence ATGCCTGTCACCGCCCGTACCACCGCCCGCGCCGTCGTCACCGGGGCCTCGTCCGGCATCGGCATGGCGTTGGCGCGTGAGTTGGCCCGACGCGGCCACTCGGTGATCCTCGTCGCACGACGCGGCGAGATCCTCGACGAGTTGGCCACCGAGTTGCGCAGCCGACACCACGTGGCGGCCGAGGTCCGCGCCGTCGACCTGTCCGATTCCGAGGCGACCGCACGACTGTGCGACGAGTTGAGCGCGCGCGAGATCTCGGTGCTGTGCAACAACGCGGGCATCGCCACCTTCGGCGCCGTCGCCGATCTCGATCGGGAGTACGAGCGCGCCCAGGTGCGGTTGAACGCGAACGCCGTCCACGATCTGACATTGGCGGTGCTGCCGCAGATGATCGAGCGAGGCGACGGCGGAATCCTCATGGTCGGCTCGGCCGCGGGCAACATGGCGATCCCGAACAACGCCACGTACGCGGCGACGAAGGCGTTCGTGAACACCTTCAGCGAGTCGCTGCGGGGCGAGCTCAAGGGCACCGGTGTTCACGTGACCCTCCTCGCACCGGGCCCGGTCCGCACCGAGACACCCGCACCGGAGGACCAGTCGGTGGTCGATCGGATGGTTCCCGACTTCCTGTGGCATTCGTCCGACAAGGTCGCCGCGATGAGCCTGGACGCATTGGGGCGCAACAAGATGCGCGTGGTGCCCGGCGCCCTCTCGAAGGCGATGTCGGTGGCGGGCGGCTACTCTCCGCGTGCGGTGGTCGCGCCGATCGTCGGACGCTTCTACGGCAAGCTCGGCGAGGGCGACTGA
- a CDS encoding NADPH-dependent 2,4-dienoyl-CoA reductase, with protein sequence MSAPTAEPNTHYPRLFEPLRIGGTTLKNRLVMGSMHTGLEDRLWDTPKLAAYYAERARGGVGLIITGGFSPSRTGLLLPFAGKMTNQADVLRHREFTKAVHGEGGKIALQIIHAGRYGYTPFKVAAGSAPSPIHPFKHVQMTEAIIRHVIRSFGQSAKLARRAGYDAIEIMGGEGYLINQFLCPHTNDRTDRWGGSTENRQRFLIEIITEIRKQVPRDFPIILRQSVADFVKGGQTFDEIAQLARRAEELGVDAINTDIGWHEAQVPTIVTSVPRGAFVKFTERLRDVVSIPLIASNRINTPEFAEEILEGGKVDAISMARPLLADPDFANKAASGRADEINTCIGCNQACLDHAFVGKKVSCLLNPRAGRETTLTLGQTRRAKRVAVVGAGPAGLSAAVSAAQKGHRVELFEGGDAIGGQFSIAAKIPGKEEFNETIRYYTRQLEVNHVGVHLNTRVSAQEILDGGFDEVIVATGVTPRIPDIEGIDHPMVMSYADAVLGRREIGKRVAVMGAGGIGFDVTEFLTTDESPTLNLKEWEQEWGVTEDLDTPGFVTKMRPLPAARQVYMVQRKPGSQGKTLGKTSGWVHRATVKMKGVEQISAATYDKIDDRGLHITLHDREGNVTGSRVLEVDNVVVCAGQESVRELVDPLTEAGVITHVIGGADFAGELDAKRAIRQGTEAAAGID encoded by the coding sequence ATGTCAGCCCCGACGGCCGAACCCAACACTCATTACCCGCGCCTGTTCGAGCCTCTGCGGATCGGCGGCACGACGCTGAAGAACCGACTGGTCATGGGCTCGATGCACACCGGTCTCGAAGACCGCCTGTGGGACACCCCGAAGCTCGCCGCGTACTACGCCGAGCGCGCCCGCGGCGGCGTCGGCCTGATCATCACCGGCGGCTTCTCGCCGTCGCGCACCGGTCTGCTGCTGCCGTTCGCCGGAAAGATGACCAACCAGGCCGACGTGCTTCGCCACCGCGAGTTCACCAAGGCGGTGCACGGCGAGGGCGGCAAGATCGCCCTGCAGATCATCCACGCGGGCCGCTACGGGTACACGCCGTTCAAGGTGGCCGCGGGCAGCGCGCCGTCGCCGATCCACCCGTTCAAGCACGTCCAGATGACCGAGGCGATCATCCGGCACGTGATCCGCTCGTTCGGGCAGAGCGCCAAGCTCGCTCGTCGCGCGGGCTACGACGCGATCGAGATCATGGGCGGCGAGGGCTACCTGATCAACCAGTTCCTGTGCCCGCACACCAACGACCGCACCGATCGCTGGGGCGGGTCGACGGAGAACCGGCAGCGGTTCCTGATCGAGATCATCACCGAGATCCGCAAGCAGGTCCCGCGCGACTTCCCGATCATCCTCCGTCAGTCCGTCGCCGACTTCGTCAAGGGCGGTCAGACCTTCGACGAGATCGCCCAGCTCGCCCGCCGCGCCGAAGAGCTCGGCGTCGACGCGATCAACACCGACATCGGTTGGCACGAGGCGCAGGTCCCGACGATCGTCACCTCGGTCCCACGCGGCGCGTTCGTCAAATTCACCGAGCGTCTGCGCGACGTGGTGTCGATCCCGCTGATCGCCTCGAACCGCATCAACACACCCGAGTTCGCCGAGGAGATCCTGGAGGGCGGCAAGGTCGACGCGATCTCGATGGCGCGACCGCTCCTGGCCGACCCCGACTTCGCGAACAAGGCCGCCTCCGGCCGTGCCGACGAGATCAACACGTGCATCGGCTGCAATCAGGCCTGCCTGGACCACGCGTTCGTCGGCAAGAAGGTCTCCTGCCTGCTGAACCCGCGTGCCGGTCGCGAGACCACACTGACGCTGGGACAGACTCGCCGCGCCAAGCGCGTCGCCGTCGTCGGCGCCGGTCCCGCCGGACTGTCGGCCGCTGTGTCGGCCGCGCAGAAGGGGCATCGCGTCGAACTCTTCGAGGGCGGCGACGCCATCGGCGGGCAGTTCTCCATCGCCGCGAAGATCCCCGGCAAGGAGGAGTTCAACGAGACGATCCGCTACTACACGCGCCAGCTCGAAGTGAACCACGTGGGCGTCCACCTGAACACCCGCGTCTCGGCGCAGGAGATCCTCGACGGCGGGTTCGACGAGGTGATCGTCGCGACCGGCGTCACCCCGCGTATACCCGACATCGAGGGCATCGATCACCCGATGGTCATGTCGTACGCCGACGCCGTGCTGGGCCGCCGCGAGATCGGCAAGCGGGTGGCCGTGATGGGCGCCGGCGGCATCGGCTTCGACGTCACCGAGTTCCTCACCACCGACGAGTCGCCCACTCTGAACCTGAAGGAGTGGGAGCAGGAGTGGGGCGTCACCGAGGATCTCGACACCCCGGGCTTCGTCACCAAGATGCGTCCGCTGCCCGCCGCCCGCCAGGTGTACATGGTGCAGCGCAAGCCCGGCAGCCAGGGCAAGACCCTCGGCAAGACCTCCGGCTGGGTGCACCGCGCGACCGTCAAGATGAAGGGCGTCGAGCAGATCTCGGCCGCGACGTACGACAAGATCGACGATCGGGGTCTGCACATCACCCTGCACGACCGTGAGGGCAATGTCACCGGTTCCCGAGTCCTCGAAGTCGACAACGTCGTCGTCTGCGCGGGCCAGGAGTCGGTCCGCGAGCTCGTCGATCCGCTCACCGAGGCCGGCGTGATCACCCATGTGATCGGCGGCGCCGACTTCGCGGGCGAACTCGACGCCAAACGCGCCATTCGCCAGGGCACCGAGGCCGCCGCGGGCATCGACTGA
- a CDS encoding PadR family transcriptional regulator: MALEHAILVSLSERPGTGYEIGQQFVRSIGYFWSATHQQIYRTLKKLHDDGLVSFEAVTQDGRPDKKVYSISDAGREVLATWVVSPTPLPPLRSDLGVKLRAAEFGDLSEVIKQLEEHRAEAAVSLELYRGFERDYYPDPTALHGRKLNQYLVLRGGVRVTEGTVEWCDEVIDGLRRELDYQISLSPEK; the protein is encoded by the coding sequence ATGGCTTTGGAACACGCCATCCTGGTGTCGCTGTCCGAACGGCCGGGAACCGGCTACGAGATCGGGCAGCAGTTCGTGCGGTCCATCGGATACTTCTGGTCGGCCACCCACCAGCAGATCTATCGAACGCTCAAGAAGCTGCACGACGACGGACTCGTCAGCTTCGAGGCCGTCACCCAGGACGGTCGGCCGGACAAGAAGGTGTACTCGATCTCCGACGCCGGGCGCGAGGTCCTGGCGACATGGGTGGTCAGCCCCACCCCGCTGCCTCCGTTGCGCAGCGATCTCGGCGTCAAACTACGAGCCGCCGAGTTCGGCGACCTCTCCGAGGTCATCAAACAGCTCGAGGAGCACCGGGCCGAGGCCGCGGTGTCACTGGAGCTCTACCGCGGTTTCGAACGCGACTACTACCCGGACCCGACCGCTCTGCACGGCCGCAAGCTGAACCAGTACCTGGTTCTGCGCGGCGGAGTGCGCGTCACCGAGGGAACCGTCGAATGGTGCGACGAGGTGATCGACGGCCTCCGCCGCGAACTCGACTATCAGATCTCGCTGTCACCGGAGAAGTGA
- a CDS encoding SMP-30/gluconolactonase/LRE family protein — translation MSTLRLIPVPGSAPEDVVVLPDGRIATGLADGRLVAIDVGSGEAEVLADTAGHLLGLDARADGSIVICDHDRGLLLLEAGRRRATVLADTVDGRPLHFASNAATASDGSVYFTTSSQRFTIDRWRADLIEHSGTGRLCRRLPDGGVEVLLGGLQFANGVVLAPDETYALVAETGGARITRYWLTGERAGSSEVFVYDLPGYPDNMAVGSDGLVWVALASPRNSVLESMFKLPLRARKILARAPERIGPAPEETVRVLGIGFDGTIVHDVRRDHPEFSFVTGVAERDGVLYLGTILHDAIGVLPVD, via the coding sequence GTGAGCACTCTGCGCCTGATCCCGGTTCCCGGTTCCGCTCCCGAAGACGTCGTCGTGCTGCCCGACGGCCGGATCGCCACCGGACTGGCCGACGGGCGACTCGTGGCGATCGACGTCGGTTCCGGCGAGGCAGAGGTCCTCGCCGACACCGCGGGCCATCTGCTCGGACTCGATGCGCGCGCCGACGGCTCCATCGTCATCTGCGACCACGACCGCGGGCTCCTGCTCCTGGAAGCGGGCCGACGGCGTGCGACGGTTCTCGCCGACACCGTCGACGGCCGTCCGCTGCACTTCGCGAGCAACGCCGCGACCGCATCGGACGGCTCGGTGTACTTCACCACCTCGTCGCAACGCTTCACCATCGACCGGTGGCGCGCCGACCTGATCGAGCACTCGGGCACCGGTCGGCTGTGCCGCAGGCTCCCGGACGGCGGAGTCGAGGTGCTGCTCGGCGGCCTCCAGTTCGCGAACGGTGTGGTCCTGGCGCCGGACGAGACGTACGCCCTCGTCGCCGAGACCGGCGGCGCGCGGATCACGCGGTACTGGCTGACGGGGGAGCGTGCGGGCTCGTCGGAGGTGTTCGTCTACGACCTGCCCGGCTATCCGGACAACATGGCCGTCGGGTCGGACGGACTGGTGTGGGTCGCGCTGGCCTCACCGCGCAACAGCGTGCTGGAGTCGATGTTCAAGCTCCCGCTTCGTGCTCGCAAGATCCTGGCGCGTGCGCCGGAGCGGATCGGTCCCGCACCGGAGGAGACCGTGCGGGTACTCGGGATCGGCTTCGACGGGACGATCGTCCACGACGTCCGCCGGGACCACCCGGAGTTCTCCTTCGTCACCGGCGTCGCCGAACGCGACGGCGTGCTCTACCTCGGGACGATCCTGCATGACGCGATCGGCGTGCTGCCGGTCGACTGA
- a CDS encoding ABC transporter ATP-binding protein, translating into MTLRQAVARFAPMLRGHRRALSVAAVAFVVAAGFDAAGVFVLADVVDAALDAPTLWALAPLALVWIGVTAVSSLTDYGGQVLAARESETIVLALRDRVFAHVQRLSPTAHRRRGIGDLVVRHSEDLEAVEHLVSSGLLSAVVAVVNTVALLAAACWMSPIVTLVALCAVPPIWALSAWYGRRQTEHTRRERDATSDLAEGLQSGFTGHETTLAYNREHAEQAAVHAYGREAMASRIALARVEAGFGAVLGFAQILVALVVAVAGVWQVRRGALSVGELMALTGYLSMLYPKLQEIADVRLSVAATAVSAERICELLDEPPHAPDVHDATDLVVGDGLVEFRGVGMRRGERTVFDGVDLTLHPGRVTALIGPSGIGKSTLAAIATRMETPTSGRVLVDGADVATVTARSVRATVTLLPQTPVVKAGTVADNIAYGCDATTRVDIVAAAVAAGADEFIMALPDGYDTALAADGLELSGGQRQRLSIARALLRDTPILILDEPTAALDDGSVGDLLTPLRTLCADRTTLLITHDARVLALADSVVTLGQSTGSTPIASCRIVPR; encoded by the coding sequence ATGACTCTTCGCCAGGCCGTCGCCCGGTTCGCGCCGATGCTGCGCGGGCATCGACGCGCACTGTCCGTGGCCGCCGTCGCCTTCGTCGTCGCGGCCGGATTCGACGCGGCAGGCGTGTTCGTCCTCGCCGACGTCGTCGACGCCGCGCTCGACGCGCCGACGCTCTGGGCGCTCGCGCCGCTGGCACTCGTGTGGATCGGCGTCACAGCGGTGTCGTCGCTCACCGACTACGGCGGTCAGGTGCTCGCCGCACGCGAATCGGAGACGATCGTGCTCGCACTGCGTGACCGCGTGTTCGCGCACGTCCAACGACTCTCACCCACCGCCCATCGGCGCCGCGGCATCGGCGACCTCGTGGTCCGTCACTCCGAGGATCTCGAGGCCGTCGAACACCTCGTCTCCTCGGGTCTGCTGTCGGCCGTGGTCGCCGTGGTCAACACGGTCGCCCTGTTGGCCGCCGCGTGCTGGATGAGTCCGATCGTCACCCTCGTCGCACTGTGCGCGGTGCCGCCGATCTGGGCGTTGTCCGCCTGGTACGGACGACGGCAGACCGAGCACACGCGTCGGGAGCGCGACGCGACGAGCGACTTGGCCGAAGGCCTCCAGTCCGGATTCACCGGTCACGAGACGACGCTCGCGTACAACCGGGAGCACGCCGAGCAGGCCGCCGTCCACGCGTACGGCCGGGAGGCGATGGCCTCGCGCATCGCGCTGGCCCGCGTCGAAGCGGGTTTCGGCGCGGTACTGGGATTCGCGCAGATCCTGGTCGCCCTCGTCGTCGCCGTGGCCGGCGTCTGGCAGGTCCGACGCGGCGCGCTGTCGGTCGGCGAGTTGATGGCGCTGACCGGGTATCTGTCGATGCTCTACCCGAAACTGCAGGAGATCGCCGACGTGCGGCTCTCGGTGGCGGCCACCGCGGTCAGTGCCGAACGGATCTGCGAGCTGCTCGACGAGCCGCCGCACGCACCCGACGTCCACGACGCGACGGATCTGGTCGTCGGCGACGGGCTGGTCGAGTTCCGCGGCGTCGGCATGCGGCGCGGCGAGCGCACCGTCTTCGACGGCGTCGACCTCACCCTCCACCCCGGCCGGGTGACCGCACTCATCGGCCCCAGCGGCATCGGCAAGTCGACTCTCGCGGCCATCGCGACGCGCATGGAGACGCCCACCTCCGGGCGGGTGCTGGTCGACGGCGCCGACGTGGCGACGGTGACCGCTCGATCGGTGCGGGCGACGGTCACGTTGCTGCCGCAGACGCCGGTCGTCAAGGCCGGAACCGTCGCCGACAACATCGCCTACGGATGCGACGCCACGACGCGCGTCGACATCGTCGCCGCCGCCGTCGCGGCGGGCGCCGACGAGTTCATCATGGCGCTCCCCGACGGCTACGACACCGCTCTGGCCGCCGACGGGCTCGAACTCTCCGGCGGCCAACGACAGCGACTGTCCATCGCGCGAGCGCTGCTGCGCGACACTCCGATCCTGATCCTCGACGAGCCGACCGCGGCCCTCGACGACGGCTCCGTCGGCGATCTGCTGACACCGCTGCGCACGCTCTGCGCCGATCGCACCACGCTGCTGATCACCCACGACGCCCGCGTACTGGCACTCGCCGACTCGGTCGTCACGCTGGGTCAGTCGACCGGCAGCACGCCGATCGCGTCATGCAGGATCGTCCCGAGGTAG